A window of Silurus meridionalis isolate SWU-2019-XX chromosome 28, ASM1480568v1, whole genome shotgun sequence contains these coding sequences:
- the LOC124381643 gene encoding uncharacterized protein LOC124381643, whose protein sequence is MRPTSVFLGLLLVLPPVFCGDSNNATTITTPRANTTNIPESASPTITPSTSVSFTTTASHKRTAHTTFSSTHKPLPTTVQSGGSTTITPSTRSHSQTSNTVCLILFFCFLIVLLAFAYKWYTDHGRPSFPETRRLLAESLRNTWAVAVALLRPSPKKDENGEDMEAGIAEAGEEKKQGDDNEDDDSSDDYSSLGGGGMMEKPIKDEEEDRKSNQQEDSMSSVELKEETTEPEKDDLTLL, encoded by the coding sequence ATGAGGCCGACGTCCGTATTCCTCGGTTTGCTCCTCGTTCTGCCTCCTGTCTTCTGTGGAGATTCCAACAACGCGACTACAATAACGACACCAAGGGcaaacaccacaaacatccCTGAAAGTGCATCTCCAACCATCACACCCTCCACCTCCGTCTCCTTCACCACGACAGCTTCACACAAGCGCACGGCCCACACCACATTCTCAAGCACGCACAAACCTCTGCCGACGACGGTGCAGTCCGGAGGTTCTACTACCATCACGCCTTCCACAAGGTCACATTCGCAAACGTCAAACACCGTCTGCTTGAtcctcttcttctgcttcttaaTCGTGTTGCTCGCCTTCGCTTATAAATGGTACACTGATCACGGACGTCCCTCCTTCCCAGAAACCAGGAGGCTTCTAGCGGAGAGCCTGAGGAACACCTGGGCAGTGGCTGTGGCGCTTCTGAGACCGTCTCCCAAAAAAGACGAGAACGGGGAGGACATGGAGGCGGGAATAGCCGAGGCAGGAGAAGAGAAAAAGCAAGGAGATGATAACGAGGACGACGATTCGTCTGATGATTACTCGAGCTTGGGAGGCGGCGGGATGATGGAGAAACCGATTAAGGACGAAGAAGAGGACAGGAAAAGTAACCAACAAGAAGACAGCATGTCATCGGTGGAGCTGAAGGAGGAGACGACGGAGCCGGAGAAGGACGATCTTACGCTgctgtga